In Humulus lupulus chromosome 6, drHumLupu1.1, whole genome shotgun sequence, a single genomic region encodes these proteins:
- the LOC133781677 gene encoding zeatin O-glucosyltransferase-like has product METTGGVLKELSTPSSVVVVMVPFLAQSHLNQLLQFAHVVSSYNIPVHYVSSTLHNSQVKSRASNPLHQLTKIHFHDYPLPFSPSSIPDPCSGTKYPENVIPCFEASTHLRQPVSDLLRTLSPSSKRLVVVHDDMMASVVQDVARIPNGEAYSVNCGSVFALFGYYCDALGRNDIFPTNNIPPLKSCFPAVVLAFIEREFQELKYHAGEIFNSCRAIDGTFLQQLVDDIGICGGEKKMWAVGPLHQTTITKELRDQDKWLLEWLDEQEPSSVLYVSFGTTTVFSEEEIKEIAVGLELSGVKFIWALREADKVDELSTDDQQGSGRTQLPDGFEERMKKGMGIVVREWVPQVEILRHKSTGGFVSHCGWNSCMESISMGVPIAAWPMHSDQPFNALLLTKLLKVGVAVMEWEQRDELVTSSMISRAVRTLMASDEGGEIRKRAEELGAEVRKSTAEGGVTRMEWDSFIAHITR; this is encoded by the coding sequence ATGGAGACTACTGGAGGAGTCTTGAAAGAATTATCAACACCATCGTCAGTTGTCGTAGTAATGGTTCCATTCCTAGCTCAAAGCCACCTGAACCAGCTCCTTCAGTTCGCCCATGTAGTTTCCTCATACAACATCCCAGTCCACTACGTTAGCTCAACTCTTCACAACTCTCAAGTCAAGTCTCGAGCCTCAAACCCTCTTCACCAACTAACCAAAATCCATTTCCATGACTACCCACTTCCATTTTCACCATCTTCTATACCCGACCCCTGCTCCGGAACAAAGTATCCCGAAAACGTAATCCCTTGTTTCGAAGCCTCCACGCACCTTCGCCAACCGGTCTCTGATCTCCTCCGAACACTCTCTCCATCGTCAAAACGACTTGTCGTTGTTCATGATGATATGATGGCTTCGGTAGTTCAGGACGTTGCTCGTATCCCGAACGGAGAAGCATACTCAGTCAATTGCGGGTCTGTCTTCGCTTTGTTCGGATATTACTGTGATGCCTTGGGACGAAACGACATCTTTCCAACAAACAATATACCGCCTTTGAAATCATGTTTCCCTGCTGTAGTCCTCGCTTTTATAGAAAGAGAGTTTCAGGAGTTGAAATACCATGCTGGAGAGATCTTCAATAGTTGTAGAGCTATCGACGGCACTTTTCTACAACAACTAGTAGACGACATTGGTATTTGCGGTGGGGAGAAGAAGATGTGGGCAGTTGGACCCTTACACCAAACGACAATCACCAAGGAGCTGAGGGATCAAGATAAGTGGTTATTGGAGTGGCTAGACGAACAAGAGCCAAGCAGTGTGTTGTATGTCTCTTTTGGAACGACAACTGTTTTTTCAGAGGAAGAGATTAAGGAGATTGCTGTTGGTTTAGAGCTGAGTGGGGTGAAGTTTATATGGGCATTGAGAGAAGCAGATAAAGTTGATGAATTAAGTACTGATGATCAACAGGGGAGCGGGAGAACCCAACTTCCAGATGGGTTTGAGGAGAGGATGAAGAAGGGAATGGGAATTGTGGTGAGGGAATGGGTACCCCAAGTGGAGATTTTAAGGCACAAATCAACAGGTGGGTTTGTGAGTCATTGTGGATGGAACTCTTGCATGGAGAGCATAAGTATGGGAGTGCCTATAGCAGCATGGCCAATGCATTCAGATCAACCTTTCAATGCTTTGTTACTCACAAAACTGCTCAAAGTGGGCGTGGCTGTAATGGAATGGGAGCAGAGAGATGAGTTGGTGACTTCATCCATGATTAGCAGAGCTGTGAGGACATTAATGGCATCAGATGAAGGTGGTGAGATCAGGAAGAGGGCTGAGGAGTTGGGAGCTGAAGTTAGAAAGTCTACAGCTGAAGGAGGAGTCACTCGAATGGAATGGGATTCTTTCATTGCTCATATCACTAGATAA